From the genome of Pseudomonadota bacterium, one region includes:
- a CDS encoding sel1 repeat family protein has protein sequence MQCRKTLLAAVLLLFAADAHADFNDGVVALMAGKFDIALKTFVPLAETNNHAYAQYFLGRMYERGEGVEKDAKAAAKWYRKAAEKGVNDAQFRLASMYENGQGVPRDMEYAYGWYSVAVHLGSNKAIAALDHAKSVMRDDELVQADKLSRELIGKYGTVPESTSRAQ, from the coding sequence ATGCAATGCAGGAAAACTTTGCTGGCCGCCGTGCTGCTGCTGTTCGCGGCCGACGCCCACGCCGACTTCAACGACGGCGTGGTGGCGCTCATGGCCGGCAAATTCGATATCGCGCTGAAGACCTTCGTGCCGCTCGCCGAGACCAACAACCATGCCTATGCCCAGTACTTCCTGGGACGCATGTACGAACGCGGCGAAGGCGTCGAGAAGGATGCCAAGGCCGCCGCCAAGTGGTATCGCAAGGCCGCCGAGAAAGGCGTCAACGATGCGCAGTTCCGTCTCGCCTCGATGTACGAGAACGGCCAGGGCGTGCCCAGGGACATGGAGTACGCCTACGGCTGGTACAGCGTGGCGGTGCACCTCGGCAGCAACAAGGCGATTGCGGCGCTGGACCATGCCAAGTCGGTCATGCGCGACGACGAACTGGTGCAGGCGGACAAACTGTCGCGGGAATTGATCGGCAAGTACGGCACGGTGCCGGAGAGCACCTCGCGCGCGCAGTGA
- the leuC gene encoding 3-isopropylmalate dehydratase large subunit encodes MAGKTLFDKLWQSHLVREFEDGSALIYIDRHIAHEVTTPQAFEGLEMAARPLWRVTATKAVSDHNVPTEDVTNVKDPIARLQLDTLSRNCKTYGILHHDVGDIRQGIVHVTGPEQGWSLPGMTIVCGDSHTATNGALATFAFGIGTSEVEHVLATQCLVLRKARNMRITVNGALKRGVSPKDLILHIIGVIGTAGATGHTMEYAGPVMRAMSMEGRMTVCNMSIEAGGRAGLVAFDDITRDYVKGRPYAPQGAEWDAALAQWQDLKSDDDAVFDSEIVINGEDVQPQVSWGTSPEMVVAINDVVPDPEAAGDETRRIGMRNALKYMDLTPGTPITSIPVDKVFIGSCTNARIEDLRAAAEVVKGRKRAASVKAALVVPGSGLVKQQAEAEGLDKIFREAGFDWREPGCSMCLGMNPDQLEPGERCASTSNRNFEGRQGRNGRTHLVSPAMAAAAGIAGHFVDVREI; translated from the coding sequence ATGGCTGGAAAAACCCTTTTCGACAAGCTCTGGCAATCCCATCTCGTGCGTGAATTCGAGGATGGCTCGGCGCTGATCTACATCGACCGCCACATCGCCCACGAGGTCACCACGCCGCAGGCCTTCGAAGGCCTGGAGATGGCCGCCCGCCCGCTGTGGCGCGTGACCGCCACCAAGGCGGTGTCCGATCACAACGTGCCGACCGAGGACGTCACCAACGTCAAGGATCCGATAGCGCGCCTGCAGCTCGACACCTTGTCCAGGAACTGCAAGACCTACGGCATCCTGCATCACGATGTCGGTGACATCCGCCAGGGCATCGTGCACGTCACCGGTCCCGAACAGGGCTGGAGCCTGCCGGGCATGACCATCGTGTGCGGCGATTCGCATACCGCCACCAACGGTGCGCTCGCGACCTTTGCTTTCGGCATCGGCACCTCGGAAGTCGAACACGTGCTCGCCACCCAGTGCCTGGTGTTGCGCAAGGCCCGCAACATGCGCATCACCGTCAATGGCGCGCTGAAGCGCGGCGTGTCGCCCAAGGATCTCATCCTGCACATCATCGGCGTGATCGGCACCGCCGGCGCCACCGGTCACACCATGGAATACGCCGGCCCGGTGATGCGCGCGATGAGCATGGAAGGGCGCATGACGGTGTGCAACATGTCCATCGAAGCGGGCGGACGCGCCGGGCTCGTCGCCTTCGACGACATCACGCGCGATTACGTGAAGGGGCGTCCCTACGCCCCGCAGGGCGCGGAATGGGATGCGGCGCTTGCCCAGTGGCAGGACCTCAAATCCGACGACGATGCGGTGTTCGACAGCGAAATCGTCATCAACGGCGAAGACGTGCAACCGCAGGTGTCGTGGGGCACGTCGCCGGAAATGGTCGTGGCCATCAACGACGTGGTGCCCGATCCCGAGGCGGCCGGCGACGAGACGCGTCGCATCGGCATGCGCAATGCGCTGAAGTACATGGACCTGACCCCCGGCACGCCGATCACGTCGATCCCGGTCGACAAGGTCTTTATCGGCTCGTGCACCAATGCGCGTATCGAAGACTTGCGCGCCGCCGCGGAAGTGGTGAAGGGCAGGAAGCGCGCGGCCAGCGTCAAGGCGGCGCTGGTGGTGCCGGGCTCGGGGCTGGTCAAGCAGCAGGCGGAAGCGGAAGGCCTGGACAAGATCTTTCGCGAGGCCGGTTTCGACTGGCGCGAACCGGGCTGCTCGATGTGCCTGGGCATGAACCCCGATCAACTCGAACCGGGTGAGCGCTGCGCGAGCACCTCCAATCGCAATTTCGAAGGCCGCCAGGGCCGCAATGGCCGCACCCACCTGGTGAGCCCGGCGATGGCCGCGGCCGCTGGTATCGCCGGTCACTTCGTCGACGTCAGGGAGATTTGA
- the leuD gene encoding 3-isopropylmalate dehydratase small subunit: MQAFTQLTGLVVPIDRPNVDTDAIIPKQFLKSIKRTGFGPNLFDEWRYLDKGEPGQDNSTRPLNPDFALNQARYQGAEILLARDNFGCGSSREHAPWALYDFGIRALIAPSYADIFFGNACKNGLLPLTLPEAVVDQLFNETEASVGYRLTVDLAAQTVTTPGGQVFKFDFKADLKERLLHGLDDIGISLKYAADIKAYEAKKQAEAPWLFR, translated from the coding sequence ATGCAGGCATTTACGCAATTGACTGGGCTCGTGGTGCCCATCGACCGACCCAACGTCGACACCGATGCGATCATCCCCAAGCAGTTCCTGAAGTCGATCAAGCGCACCGGCTTCGGCCCCAACCTGTTCGACGAATGGCGCTACCTCGACAAGGGCGAACCGGGTCAGGACAACAGCACGCGTCCCTTGAATCCCGATTTCGCGCTCAACCAGGCGCGCTACCAGGGCGCCGAGATCCTGCTGGCGCGCGACAACTTCGGCTGCGGCTCCTCGCGCGAGCACGCGCCGTGGGCGCTTTACGACTTCGGCATCCGCGCCCTGATCGCGCCGAGCTATGCCGATATCTTCTTCGGCAACGCATGCAAGAATGGCCTGTTGCCGCTGACCTTGCCGGAAGCAGTGGTCGACCAGCTGTTCAATGAAACCGAGGCCAGCGTCGGCTACCGGTTGACGGTGGATCTCGCGGCGCAGACCGTCACCACGCCGGGCGGCCAGGTGTTCAAGTTCGACTTCAAGGCCGATTTGAAAGAGCGCCTGCTGCACGGCCTCGACGACATCGGCATTTCCTTGAAGTACGCCGCCGACATCAAGGCCTACGAGGCGAAGAAGCAAGCCGAGGCGCCCTGGCTGTTCCGCTGA
- a CDS encoding EAL domain-containing protein, whose amino-acid sequence MTGLGNRHFFNRRLATFFATPGHTKPCVLFVLDLDNFKTVNDSLGHAAGDVLLCEVARRLRSQVRRDAVLARLGGDEFALLVPGVFERQVAQGLGDRLQQALMAPCVINDHRIEVHASIGVGYAPQDADNAQDLLKIADMALYAAKAAGRRTLRFFERHMEVEARDKLGLLADLSDALREGQLEVHYQPQVRLRDGALIGFEALVRWRHPTRGMVPPVQFIALAEDSGLIVPLGRWVLEQACRDAAQWPGDKRVAVNVSAVEFEQADIRQVVREALRVSALPVKRLELELTESTLLGDSVAAIKLLQDLRDDGVRIALDDFGTGFSSLAYLRNLPLDKLKIDRSFVRTLDDDDNAQSIAIVQAIHRLASAMGLDTIAEGVETEAQRLALKRIGCGLGQGYLFAKAMTAAQTLEFIEAYDNDNVDLAMTIAHVKAPPQILDQDLRVDDLRMTIGRRGVPLSHWAAATAARG is encoded by the coding sequence TTGACCGGTCTTGGCAACCGTCATTTCTTCAATCGTCGCCTGGCGACCTTCTTCGCGACGCCGGGGCACACCAAGCCCTGCGTGCTGTTCGTGCTCGATCTCGACAACTTCAAGACCGTCAATGATTCGCTGGGCCACGCGGCGGGCGACGTGCTGCTGTGCGAAGTCGCGCGCCGTCTGCGCAGCCAGGTGCGTCGGGACGCGGTGCTGGCGCGCCTCGGCGGCGACGAATTCGCCCTGCTGGTGCCGGGCGTGTTCGAGCGCCAGGTCGCGCAGGGCCTCGGCGACCGCTTGCAGCAGGCGCTGATGGCGCCGTGCGTGATCAACGACCATCGCATCGAAGTGCATGCCAGCATTGGCGTCGGCTATGCACCGCAGGATGCGGACAACGCGCAGGACCTGCTCAAGATCGCCGACATGGCGCTGTACGCGGCGAAGGCCGCCGGACGCCGCACGCTGCGCTTTTTCGAACGTCACATGGAGGTCGAGGCGCGCGACAAGCTGGGCCTGTTGGCCGACCTCAGCGACGCGCTGCGCGAAGGGCAACTCGAAGTGCATTACCAGCCGCAGGTGCGGCTGCGTGACGGCGCCCTGATCGGCTTCGAGGCGCTGGTGCGCTGGCGGCATCCGACGCGTGGCATGGTGCCGCCGGTGCAGTTCATCGCGCTCGCGGAAGACAGCGGTCTGATCGTGCCGCTGGGACGCTGGGTGCTGGAGCAGGCCTGCCGCGATGCCGCGCAATGGCCGGGCGACAAGCGCGTGGCGGTGAACGTCTCGGCGGTGGAGTTCGAGCAGGCCGATATCCGCCAGGTGGTGCGCGAAGCGCTGCGAGTGAGCGCGCTGCCGGTCAAACGCCTGGAACTGGAATTGACCGAATCGACCCTGCTCGGCGACAGCGTGGCGGCCATCAAGCTGCTGCAGGATCTGCGCGACGACGGCGTGCGTATCGCGCTGGATGATTTCGGCACCGGCTTTTCGTCGCTCGCCTACCTGCGCAACCTGCCGCTCGACAAGCTCAAGATAGACCGCTCGTTCGTCAGGACGCTCGATGACGACGACAATGCCCAGAGTATCGCCATCGTGCAGGCCATCCACCGGCTGGCCAGCGCCATGGGGCTCGATACCATCGCCGAGGGTGTCGAAACCGAGGCCCAGCGCCTGGCCTTGAAACGCATCGGTTGTGGCCTCGGCCAGGGCTACCTGTTCGCCAAGGCCATGACCGCGGCACAGACCCTGGAATTCATCGAGGCCTACGACAACGACAACGTCGACCTGGCGATGACCATCGCGCATGTGAAAGCGCCGCCGCAGATCCTGGACCAGGACCTGCGGGTGGACGACCTGCGCATGACCATCGGCCGTCGCGGCGTGCCCTTGTCGCACTGGGCGGCGGCGACGGCGGCGCGCGGTTAG
- a CDS encoding SapC family protein: MSEPLLPLLYRNITALNRERHADWYIDADHGYSFAAGTNSIYLAASEFAVAAREYAVVFARDGNGVAVPTVLLGIATDQNLLIGADGAWLGNYVPAYLRRYPYILANTDTQPDQYTVCIDETYSGFNTAKEGERLLAEGGEQSPYLANSVKFLQDFLLATQLTSRFCEALVKADLLDSTQANISLNSGGTYSLSGFFCVTRERLLKLSGEQLKEFMDQGYLDLIYLHMHSLSNLDKLMQLVDTPSDAPKARAKKRGAKE; the protein is encoded by the coding sequence ATGTCCGAACCCTTGCTCCCGCTCCTGTATCGCAACATCACCGCGCTCAACCGCGAGCGCCACGCCGACTGGTACATCGATGCCGACCATGGCTACTCGTTTGCCGCGGGCACCAATTCCATCTACCTCGCCGCCAGTGAATTCGCGGTCGCGGCGCGCGAGTACGCGGTGGTGTTCGCCCGCGACGGCAACGGCGTGGCGGTGCCGACAGTGCTGCTCGGCATCGCCACTGACCAGAATCTCCTGATCGGCGCGGACGGCGCCTGGCTCGGCAACTACGTGCCGGCCTACCTGCGCCGCTACCCCTACATCCTGGCCAATACCGACACCCAGCCCGACCAGTACACGGTCTGCATCGACGAGACCTACAGCGGTTTCAATACCGCCAAGGAGGGCGAGCGCCTGCTGGCGGAGGGCGGTGAGCAGAGCCCCTACCTCGCCAACAGCGTCAAATTCCTGCAGGACTTCCTGCTCGCGACCCAGCTCACCAGCCGTTTCTGTGAAGCGCTCGTCAAGGCCGACCTGCTCGACTCCACGCAGGCGAATATTTCACTAAACTCGGGGGGTACCTACTCGCTGAGCGGCTTTTTCTGCGTCACGCGCGAACGGCTGCTGAAGCTGAGTGGCGAGCAACTGAAGGAATTCATGGACCAGGGCTACCTCGACCTGATTTATCTGCACATGCACTCGCTCTCGAATCTCGACAAGCTCATGCAATTGGTTGACACTCCGAGCGATGCACCCAAGGCCCGCGCCAAGAAGCGCGGCGCCAAGGAATAA